CGATGATCGCGGTGCTGACCGACGCGGTGAACCGCTCCGTCGGCCAGGGTGCCGCGATGCTCAAGGGCGAAAAGCGCTCCGGGTTGCGGGTGCACGCGCGCGCCGGGCTGCCCTGCCCGATCTGCGGGGACACCGTGCGGGAAGTCTCGTTCGCCGACAAGTCTTTTCAGTACTGCCCTACGTGTCAGACCGGCGGCAAGATCCTGGCCGATCGGCGTATGTCGCGGCTGCTCAAGTAGCCGAGGGTCGCTGGACTTGACACCTGTCGATATGCTGCCCGGATGATTCGCCAGAAGATCCTCATCACCGGTGCCAGTTCCGGGCTGGGCGCCGGGATGGCGCATTCCTTCGCGGCCCGAGGTCGCGACCTGGCGCTGTGTGCTCGTCGGACCGATCGGCTCGACGAGCTGAAAGCTGAGCTCTCGCAACGGCATCCAAACATCAAGATTGCGGTGGCCGCGTTGGACGTCAACGACCACGAACAGGTGCCCAAGGTGTTCGCCGAGCTCCGCGACGAGCTCGGCGGCATCGATCGCCTCATCGTCAACGCCGGCATCGGCAAGGGAGCGGTGTTGGGCTCCGGCAAGTTGTGGGCCAACAGGGCGACCATCGAGACCAATCTGGTGGCCGCGCTGGTGCAGATCGAGTCGGCGCTAGAAATTTTCGCCAAGGCCGGCGCGGGCCACCTGGTACTCATTTCGTCGGTGCTCGGCAACACCGGCGTCCCGGGTGTCAAGGCCGCCTACTGTGCGAGCAAGGCGGGACTGCGGTCGCTGGGCGAGTCGCTGCGCGCCGAGTACGCCAAGGGGCCGATCAAGGTCACGGTGATCGAACCGGGCTATATCGAGTCGGAGATGACCGCCAAATCGACGAGCACAATGCTGATGGTGGACAACGGAACTGGCGTCAAGGCCATGGTTGCCGCCATCGAACGCGAGCCCGGTCGGGCGGTGGTGCCGCGCTGGCCGTGGGCGCCGCTGGTCCAGCTGATGCGGGTGTTGCCGCCGCGACTGACCAAGCCGTTCGCCTGAGCCCCCGGCAAGGTCAGTGGCGGGTAGGCGGGTAATACGCGGCGTCGGAGGTGGATTCGGGTTTTCCGTTGGTCGCCAGGCGGAGCTTGAGCAATCCGATGACGTATGCGTCGGTGAGGTCGCGTAACACGGGGACGCGGCTGGCCTGGCTCACCAGGTTCAAACGTCCAATGCGGTTGACCTGTGTGACCCGCAGGCCGCCACCGTGGAATGCCGGCGCACGGTCGTGCGGCGAGTGGGCTCCGACATGCTGAGCGACACTAGTTGAGCGACTAGCTCACTCGGCCTCGCTCGGTCCGGTAGCGGCGGACCAGGGCATCGGTGGAGCTGTCGGACTGCGGCGCGGGGGAGGTGTCGCTGGTCAGTACCGGCAGCAGGGCCTTGGCCTGCGTCTTACCCAGCTCCACCCCCCATTGGTCGAACGAATCGATTCCCCAGACCACGCCCTCGGTGAAGACCTGGTGCTCGTACAGCGCGGTCAACTGGCCCAGCACCGAGGGCGTAAGCCGGTCGGCCAGAATCGAAGTCGACGGTCGATTGCCGGGCATCACCTTGTGCGGTACCACCGCGGCGGGGGTGCCTTCGGCGGCGATTTCCTCGGCGGTCTTGCCGAATGCCAGCACTTGGGTCTGCGCGAAGAAATTGCTCATCAACAAATCGTGCATGCTGCCGGTGCCCTCGGCGGTGGGCAGGTCGTCGGTGGGTTGGCTGAATCCGATGAAATCAGCCGGTATCAGCCGGGTGCCCTGATGCAACAGCTGGTAAAAGGCATGTTGGCCGTTGGTTCCTGGCTCGCCCCAATAGATTTCACCGGTATCGGTGGTGACGGGCTTGCCGTCGGCGCGCGTCGATTTGCCGTTGGACTCCATGGTCAGCTGCTGCAAATACGCGGCAAATCGGGCCAGGTCGTTGGAATACGGCAGCACGGCGCGGGATTGCGCGCCCATGAAATTGGAATACCAGAGGCCGATAAGACCAAGCAGGACAGGGGCGTTGGATTCCAGCGGAGCGGTTTTGAAATGCTCGTCGACAATGTGAAAACCAGACAGGAAATCCGCGAAACCCTGTCGGCCGATCGTGGCCATCAGCGACAGCCCGATCGCCGAGTCGACCGAGTAGCGTCCGCCCACCCAATCCCAGAAACCGAACATGTTGTCGGTGTCGATGCCGAAGTCGGCGACCAGACGTTTGTTGGTCGATACGGCCACGAAGTGCTTGGCGACTGCGGCGTCGCCGAGGGCCTCGGTCAGCCAGCGGCGTGCGGCCGTCGCGTTGGTCAGCGTCTCCAGCGTGGAGAACGTCTTGGAGGCCACGATGAAAAGCGTTGTGGCGGGATCTAAGTCGGCCAGTTTGGCGATCAGGTCGGCGGGGTCGACGTTGGAGACGAAGCGGGCCGAGATCCCCGCGTCCACATAATGACGCAAAGCCTGGTACACCATCACCGGCCCCAGGTCGGACCCGCCGATGCCGATGTTGACCACGGTGCGGATGCGCTCGCCGGTGGCGCCCGTCCATTCGCCGCTGCGCAACCGGTCGGTGAAGTCCCCCATCGCGTCGAGCACCTGGTGCACATCTGCGACGACGTTTTGGCCGTCGACGATCAGCTCGGCATCGCGGGGCAGCCGCAGCGCGGTGTGCAGCACCGCGCGATCCTCCGAGGTGTTGATGTGTACCCCGGAAAACATCTGATCCCGGCGCTCTTCGAGATTGGCCGCGCGGGCCAGGTCCAGCAGCAGCCGCAGCGTCTCGCGGGTGATCCGGTGCTTGCTGTAGTCGATGTACAGGTCACCGACCGTGACAGTGAGTTCGCGGCCGCGATCCGGGTCCTCGGCGAAAAACTGGCGGAGGTGGGTTTTACCGATCTGTTCGTGATGCCTACGTAGGGCGTCCCACGCCGGTGTGGCGGTGATGTCAGGGATGTTGAGCACGGAGGTCATGAATCGACCCTAGTGCCGACTCACGCCGCCGAGCCAGCGCTGGCGGACAGCCCGATTTGGCGCAGCAAAACAGAATTCGCGGTGCGAGATCCCGGATATCGAGGGTGGTTTAGTGTCCGAGGCGGCCGCGGCCCAAACGCAGCAACAGCATTGCCAAGTCCTTGCCCTCCGGCCCCAGCTCGCTGTAGCGCTGGATGACCTTCATTTCCCGGCTGTGCACCAGACGGGTGCCGCCAGAAGCCATCCGGGCCCGGCCGATCTCCCGAGAGACTTCGGCAC
This Mycobacterium simiae DNA region includes the following protein-coding sequences:
- the pgi gene encoding glucose-6-phosphate isomerase; this translates as MTSVLNIPDITATPAWDALRRHHEQIGKTHLRQFFAEDPDRGRELTVTVGDLYIDYSKHRITRETLRLLLDLARAANLEERRDQMFSGVHINTSEDRAVLHTALRLPRDAELIVDGQNVVADVHQVLDAMGDFTDRLRSGEWTGATGERIRTVVNIGIGGSDLGPVMVYQALRHYVDAGISARFVSNVDPADLIAKLADLDPATTLFIVASKTFSTLETLTNATAARRWLTEALGDAAVAKHFVAVSTNKRLVADFGIDTDNMFGFWDWVGGRYSVDSAIGLSLMATIGRQGFADFLSGFHIVDEHFKTAPLESNAPVLLGLIGLWYSNFMGAQSRAVLPYSNDLARFAAYLQQLTMESNGKSTRADGKPVTTDTGEIYWGEPGTNGQHAFYQLLHQGTRLIPADFIGFSQPTDDLPTAEGTGSMHDLLMSNFFAQTQVLAFGKTAEEIAAEGTPAAVVPHKVMPGNRPSTSILADRLTPSVLGQLTALYEHQVFTEGVVWGIDSFDQWGVELGKTQAKALLPVLTSDTSPAPQSDSSTDALVRRYRTERGRVS
- a CDS encoding zinc finger domain-containing protein, whose product is MAGIAALGPDALDLSAEDLGGLLAGNSGRIKTVITDQKVIAGIGNAYSDEILHVAKISPFATAGKLTGEQVSTLHDAMIAVLTDAVNRSVGQGAAMLKGEKRSGLRVHARAGLPCPICGDTVREVSFADKSFQYCPTCQTGGKILADRRMSRLLK
- a CDS encoding chorismate mutase; the encoded protein is MSVEMIDIEQLANIEELRLEIDRLDAEILAAVRKRAEVSREIGRARMASGGTRLVHSREMKVIQRYSELGPEGKDLAMLLLRLGRGRLGH
- a CDS encoding SDR family oxidoreductase, which translates into the protein MIRQKILITGASSGLGAGMAHSFAARGRDLALCARRTDRLDELKAELSQRHPNIKIAVAALDVNDHEQVPKVFAELRDELGGIDRLIVNAGIGKGAVLGSGKLWANRATIETNLVAALVQIESALEIFAKAGAGHLVLISSVLGNTGVPGVKAAYCASKAGLRSLGESLRAEYAKGPIKVTVIEPGYIESEMTAKSTSTMLMVDNGTGVKAMVAAIEREPGRAVVPRWPWAPLVQLMRVLPPRLTKPFA